The Arcobacter sp. CECT 8986 DNA window CAAGTAAATTTGAATATTTTGAAAAATTAATTAATGAAAACTCATTAACAAATGTAGCAATACCTTTTAAAACAAAAAGCATATATGAAGCAGCTGAAGTTTTAAATGAACTTGATTTATTAATTACTCCAGATACAAGTTTTGTACATATTGCTTCAGGATTAAATATTCCAACAATAGGACTTTTTTGGAACGACCCATCAAAATATATTTTATGTGGTCCAAAAGCTGATAACTCAATTGCTTTAACACCAAAAGGTACTGAGTCAAATTTAGAAAATATCAATTTAAATGAGATTCAAGAAAATGCATTTAAAATATTAAATATTAAAAAGTAAGTATCTACTTTTTAATATATTTATTTATAAACTTATCCCATCTTCGTCTTATTCTTCTTCTAGCGAAATATGGGATTTTATTTGGTAATGTAAAATGAGAAACATCACCTAATCCATCAATTAAAACTAATTCAAATTTATCTTCACTTCTTTTTCTTAAAAGAATATTTTTAGGCATCATTCCATAATTAAAAATAATTTTATTTCTTAAAAAGTAATCTTTATACTCTTCTAGCTCTTTTTTATAAAAATCTACTCCATTCTCTTTTATATAATGAGCAAAAGTTTTAGAAACCTCTCCATTATAATCTCTAACAACTTCAATTATAAAACCTTCACCATGATTAGTCTGAACTTCGCCATAAAACTTAGGAAGATGTTGCCAATCATTCATTCCTTTTTTTATTAACTCATTATAGTAATCAATCTCTTTTTGAGATTGTTTATTTTTCTCTCTTTTATTATTTTTATAAGTTACTTTTACTGCTTTATTTTTATCTTCTGGGTGTAAATAGCAAGCTCTTTCACTACCTTTTCCTATAAAGTCTTCTTCTTTTAAAATAAGCACTTATTCTCCTATTCTTTTAAATACTGTTATTAACTTCTTAAATTGCTTTTTGTTATCAAAATCTCTATCTGCTTTAATTTTTCCAGACTTTGCTAATTCATCTTTTAATTTTTCATTGTTATACAATATCTCAATTTTTTTTGCTAAATCATTTGCATTTTGATTTTCAAAAAGTAAACCACTCTTTTCATCTTCAATTATTTCTAAAACACCACCACTATTTGAAGCAATTACAGCTGTTTGATTTTTCATCGCTTCTATTGTAACCAAACCAAAAGTTTCATTTTTTGAAGTCATTAAAACTACATCACAAGCTTGCATAAATTTATATGGTTCTTTAGTAAAACCAACAAATTTTAAAACATCATTTAAATCATATAAATTAACTTTTTGCTTTAATTTGTTTAAATATTCTTCACTCATTGCAGAACCAACAATATAAGCTTTAATATTTAAATTTTTTTGTTTTAGTTCTTTCATTGCCTCAATCAAAAGATGTTGACCTTTAAACTCATTTATTCTACCAATTAGTCCAACCATAAAAGAGTTTCCAACTTCTAAACTGTTTTTGAAACTATTTATCTGTTCATCAGTTAAAATTTCAGCCTCATTTGCACCTAAATAAACTAATTCTAAATTAGGTCTAATATTATTAGGAATAAATTTTGTTATTTGTTCTTCTAAAGACTTTGTAACACAAATAATAGTATCAATATTTTTATATAAAAACTTATGATAAAAATCATTTTTAAATCTAGTCATATTCATATGTCTAGTCTGCACAATTTTAGGTTTTCTTTTTGAAAATAGTTTTGCTAACACAATTATTGGAATATCTTTTGTCCAATGCAAATGAACAATATCAATATTTTTTTTATCAATTATATTTGCTAATTTAAATGCATTAGAAATAGAAAAACTACTCTTTCTGCTTAGTTCAAACTTTTCAATATTAGTAATATAATCTTTTAATTTTGAAACTTTTGCAACAACACAAGTTACATTAAACTCATTTGAAAATTGATTAGAACAATTAGCCATATAAAGTTCAAGACCTCCTAAATCAGGAGATAAACAGACTTCTAATATATTTTTATTTTTCATTCTTTTGCATCTCTAGCATCAATGCATATTTCATATAAGAACTAAATGCAGATATCACAGCAACATTCAAACCATTAATACCATGAAATATACCTTTTTTTAAAATCAATGTTTTAAATAAAGCTCCTATTCCATGAATAAATGGATCAAAAATATTTGCGCGTTTTCCATCTTCATAGGCTAAAATTGCACCCCTTTTGATAAATTTTTCAGTTGTTCTTATCATATGAGCATAATCTTCATAAGAGTAATGTAACATATCAGCTTCTAAATCACAAACATTTTCTGTTTGAACTCTTGCATGTCCTTTTGCAGTTGAATAAGCACATTTTCTTCTATTATATAGTCTTGCCACTCTATCTGGATACCACAATTTTATGAAATTTTTACCTACATATGTTTTTCTAGCAAAAGAGAACGCATCATAAGAAGTGCTATCCAAATCTAATTTTTTAATCTCTTCAATTGCATTTAAATCTAATCTTTCATCTGCATCAATACTTAATATCCAATCATTTTTTGCAAATGGTGCACCAAAAGCTTTTTGTGGTCCATCACCTAAATACTCTTGTTTTATAACTTTTGCACCCAATCTTTCTGCAATTTCACATGTTTTATCACTACTTAATGAATCAATAACCAATACTTCATTACATACTTCTTGTACTGATTTTATAACTTCTTCTATATTTTTTTCTTCATTTAGTGTTATTATATTTGCTGTAATTTTCAAAATAAAAAAACCTTCAATTTTAAATAAGCTTATATTATATAATAAGTTTAATTTAAATTCGATATAATGGCACTTTTAAAGGCTTTAAATGAAACAAAAAACTGCAATTATATGTTTATCAAGAGTAAATGGAGGAATGGAATTAGCCTCTGTAAAACTTGCAAGATTGCTAAGTAAAGAAGTGGAAACTCACTTCATAGCAAGAGACAATAGCTACATCATAAACAAAAAAGAGCACTTTTCAAATTATAAAATAAATGTCCATGAAGTTAATTCCAAAAGTAATTTAAGCTTATCATTAATTAAAGCGGTAAGACAGATACTTATAAAAAATAGTATTAAAAATATTATCTTCTTAGGTGCTTCAGAGATGAAGTCTTTATACTTTGCAACACTTGGATTAAATATAAATTTTATAATAAGACAAGGTTCAAAAAAAACCACTTCAAAAAAAGATATATTTCATAAACTTTTTTATTCAAATGTTAACTATTTTGTTGGAAATTGTGAATATATGAAAAAAAATATTATAGATATTTTACCAATACCTAAAAATGCAAAAGTAACAAGAATTTACTCATCATTAAAATTTGATGATAATATCAATTTTAATGTATTTGATGGAACAGTCAAAATTATTCATGTAGGTAGAGTTCATCCAGGTAAAGGGCAATTTGAAGCAATAAAAACATGTGAAACTTTGCATAAAAACAATATTGATTTTAGTATTAAATTTTTAGGAGATATTCAAGATAAAGAATACTATTCTAAAATAGAAAACTACTTAAAAAATTGTGAATATAGTAAGAATATTGAATTTGTTGGATATACAAGTGAAGTGAAAAAATATTTACAAAAAAGTGATATTTTTCTTTTTCCTAGCTTAGGAGAAGGGATGAGTAATGCAATAATTGAATCTTTAGGATTTGGACTTATTCCAATTATCTACGATGATACATCTTCTCCAGAATTTAAAGATTTAGGATTTCATATTTATTTAACAAAAAATAATAATGTAAATGATTTAAAAGAGATTCTTTTAAATGTATCAAGTAATATAAAAGAAGAAAAATTCAAAGCAAAAGAAAATCATAAAAAAGCATTAGAAATATTTGCTTTAAAAAGAGAGCAAAGAGAGTATTTAGAGCTTTTAGTTTAAGCTCTAAATATTTTAATCTATTTTCATAAAATCTAGAATTTTATTACATCTTGATTCATAAGTAAAATTACTTAAACAATAAGTATATGCGTGTTCAGCCATTCTTTTTCTTTTTTCACTATCATTAGCTAAGCTTTGTAATGCATCTTCCCATTCACTATAATTTTTATTATCTACTAAGATAGCTTCTTTATCTGTTATTGTTTCTCTTATTGCAGACATATCTGAACAAATTATTGCCTTTTTAGAAGCCATATACTCAAAAATTTTAATAGGAGACATATATTCACTATTCCTATTCCCCTCTTCATTTGTCTGATAAGGAGCAACAAGAATATCACATAAATTTCTATATTCATAAGTTTTTTCTGGACTAATAAAACCATGAAAATATAAATTTTCTAAATTACCACTATTTTCTAACCAAAAATCAATATCTTTTTTCTTTCCACCTACTACATGAAAATTTATATCTTTAAATTTTGAGGCTAAGTGTATAATTATTTCTATCCCTCTTCCTTTAAAAAGGCTTCCTATATATCCTACATTTACTTTATTTCTAAATTTCTCACAATTTAAAGGAATTGTATTAAAATCTTTTGATACAATAGTTGCACTTTGAATAACAAGTATTTTATTTAAAGGAATATTATACTCTTCACTATAAATATTTTTTAATTTGTTTGAAATAGTTGCTAAGTTATTAGAATATTTATTTTTAATAAATTTTTTAAACATTTTATGTTGAAAATCATTTTTATAAAAAGGTTCATGCACTTCAAACAATACATTATGACCTTTTCTTTGCGCTAAATAAAAAGCAAAAAAATCATCTCGTCCATATACAATATTTGGCTTAATTTTTTCTATTTCAATTAAACATCTTAATGAATAAATTTTCTTTTTTAGATATTTAATATTTGGAGAAAAAAGTTTCTTAAGTTTAAAGTTTTCTTTAACTCCATAATAAGAAAAAGGATTTTTTACATTATCCTCTTCTAATTTTTTTGTCCATGGAGCTAAAAGAGTAACCTCATGACCTAAAGATGCAAATGATTCACACATTCTCATAACATTAATACTATTTGCCGTTTTAGAAGGAATAATTGATCTTGATATATATACTATTTTCATTATTATTCCTTATTATCTTGTGATACCAATTATTAAAAAAAGTATAACAAATCCTAAATAAAAGAAAAAGGTATTCTTTGAAAAAGGTTTATAATCTATATCATAATTTTTATTTACAATTAAACATGATACAAAAGTAGCAAATAATGGTAAAGAAAATGTTTCAAAAAATTTACTAGGTACCATGTACAGTAAAATTGATATACTTAAAATTATTAATAAATCTTTATTATATTTGCTAAGTTCTTGATAAGTAAATATCCTATAAAACATAAAAATCAAACCAAAATATCCAAAGAGTCCTAGTTGCATTAAAATTTGAATATGGGTATCATGTGGATTTGCTATAATATCTTTATCTTTTAAATATGCATATTTATCAGGAATAATTTTTCTCACTTCATCCATGAAATCTCCAACACCAACACCAAAGAAAATATTTTTTTCAAAAAGTTCAAATCCATATTTAGTAAGTCCCATTCTTTGACCAACAGATGTATTATAATCTTCATTTTCAATCACTTTCTTAACACTATCAATAGTCTGATTAACTCTTATATTAATTGTAGAAGAATATTTATAACCTAAAAAACTAATTGTTGATAATAAAATTAATGCAACCAAAAATGCTTTAATTAATCTTTCTCTATATGTAAGAATAAATACAATAAGAATAGAAATAATATAAATTACATAACCTGTTCTTCCTGCAATAAAAGACATATTTAAAGTTGCAGTTGTCATAAAAATTATACTAAATATTTTAACTTTTAAAGAAACATCTTTCTTATTCAAAAATTGATATAACAAATAAGATATTACAATTGCAAGTCCATAATTATGTCTTATATGATTATAAAATGGAGCAGGACTAAAAAGAGTTGTTTCATATATTTCATATTTTCCTATATAAAATGATGTAGGAAGTAAAGAAAAATTAATTGCATAAGATATTAATTCTGTAAAAAACATTCCAAGAACAAATGCTCCAATTATTCGAAAAGCAAATCTCACATCCAAAAAAGATAAAAACATTAAAGGGAAAAGTAAATATTTTGCTTTATCCATATGCGCTTTTCCAAAAGTAATATTCTCAGTATATAACATTCCAAAAGCATTTATTAAATAAAAAATCAAAAAGGCTTGAACTATTCTATTTGAAAAGGCATCTTTTAAATAAAACCAATAATCTCTTCTATATAAAAAAAGAACTAACATAGTAAAAAACAATGAACTCTTTGCATTATTATTTATTGGAATCAAAAATGCATATAAAACAAGAAGATGATTAAGCCATAAGGTAATCTTATCTTTTACATTTTGAGATGGAGCTTTTAAAATATTAGTCATCTATTTCCTTTTTGTTTTTTATATTCACTATCTATTAAATATTGAGATATTGCAAGACATGCTTTATAATACTCTAACATAGGTTCACCCTTTTGACTTAAGGAATCAAATCTTTTTACTTGTGTTTTTGTATTTACAACCAATGAACCATTTAATCCATAATGTTTTACATTTTGATTAAATAAATTTTTTCCTATTGATATATAATTTTGATCTTTTAAAGTTAAATTATATAAAGTTGGGAATATATCCTTATGTGAACCAGCTAAAGTTGTATCAATATTTAATTTTTTTCTTAAATCCTTAGGAATATAAAAATATAAAGGAATATTTTTTGAATTTAATATTTTTTTATCATCATATTTCATAATACCATCAATAGTATTATTATCAGCAGTTATAGCAATAATAGTATTATCTTTAAATTTAGTCTTTTTAAACTCATCTAAAAATTTTCCAATTTCATCAATTGCATAAGCATATGAAGCAAATCTTCTTTTTGCTAAATCTAAATCTCCAGTAATATGTTTTTTCAAATTATCACTAAATATTAAACTATTTCTTTTATAATCTTCTGGCACACTATAAGGAGGATGATTATTTGTAGTTAAAGCAACGATAAATTGTTTTTTATTAGATGTCTCTAATTTTTTTAAGATATAAGATAATAAATATTGGTCATAAATTCCCCAAGGATGAAAGTATAAATCTTTATTTTTACTTTTATCTTCTAAACTATTATAAATATCCATTTTTCCATCAATATTATCATATCCTTGATATTTAACAA harbors:
- a CDS encoding YrbL family protein → MLILKEEDFIGKGSERACYLHPEDKNKAVKVTYKNNKREKNKQSQKEIDYYNELIKKGMNDWQHLPKFYGEVQTNHGEGFIIEVVRDYNGEVSKTFAHYIKENGVDFYKKELEEYKDYFLRNKIIFNYGMMPKNILLRKRSEDKFELVLIDGLGDVSHFTLPNKIPYFARRRIRRRWDKFINKYIKK
- a CDS encoding glycosyltransferase family 4 protein; protein product: MKNKNILEVCLSPDLGGLELYMANCSNQFSNEFNVTCVVAKVSKLKDYITNIEKFELSRKSSFSISNAFKLANIIDKKNIDIVHLHWTKDIPIIVLAKLFSKRKPKIVQTRHMNMTRFKNDFYHKFLYKNIDTIICVTKSLEEQITKFIPNNIRPNLELVYLGANEAEILTDEQINSFKNSLEVGNSFMVGLIGRINEFKGQHLLIEAMKELKQKNLNIKAYIVGSAMSEEYLNKLKQKVNLYDLNDVLKFVGFTKEPYKFMQACDVVLMTSKNETFGLVTIEAMKNQTAVIASNSGGVLEIIEDEKSGLLFENQNANDLAKKIEILYNNEKLKDELAKSGKIKADRDFDNKKQFKKLITVFKRIGE
- a CDS encoding glycosyltransferase family 2 protein; amino-acid sequence: MKITANIITLNEEKNIEEVIKSVQEVCNEVLVIDSLSSDKTCEIAERLGAKVIKQEYLGDGPQKAFGAPFAKNDWILSIDADERLDLNAIEEIKKLDLDSTSYDAFSFARKTYVGKNFIKLWYPDRVARLYNRRKCAYSTAKGHARVQTENVCDLEADMLHYSYEDYAHMIRTTEKFIKRGAILAYEDGKRANIFDPFIHGIGALFKTLILKKGIFHGINGLNVAVISAFSSYMKYALMLEMQKNEK
- a CDS encoding glycosyltransferase, with protein sequence MKQKTAIICLSRVNGGMELASVKLARLLSKEVETHFIARDNSYIINKKEHFSNYKINVHEVNSKSNLSLSLIKAVRQILIKNSIKNIIFLGASEMKSLYFATLGLNINFIIRQGSKKTTSKKDIFHKLFYSNVNYFVGNCEYMKKNIIDILPIPKNAKVTRIYSSLKFDDNINFNVFDGTVKIIHVGRVHPGKGQFEAIKTCETLHKNNIDFSIKFLGDIQDKEYYSKIENYLKNCEYSKNIEFVGYTSEVKKYLQKSDIFLFPSLGEGMSNAIIESLGFGLIPIIYDDTSSPEFKDLGFHIYLTKNNNVNDLKEILLNVSSNIKEEKFKAKENHKKALEIFALKREQREYLELLV
- a CDS encoding glycosyltransferase — translated: MKIVYISRSIIPSKTANSINVMRMCESFASLGHEVTLLAPWTKKLEEDNVKNPFSYYGVKENFKLKKLFSPNIKYLKKKIYSLRCLIEIEKIKPNIVYGRDDFFAFYLAQRKGHNVLFEVHEPFYKNDFQHKMFKKFIKNKYSNNLATISNKLKNIYSEEYNIPLNKILVIQSATIVSKDFNTIPLNCEKFRNKVNVGYIGSLFKGRGIEIIIHLASKFKDINFHVVGGKKKDIDFWLENSGNLENLYFHGFISPEKTYEYRNLCDILVAPYQTNEEGNRNSEYMSPIKIFEYMASKKAIICSDMSAIRETITDKEAILVDNKNYSEWEDALQSLANDSEKRKRMAEHAYTYCLSNFTYESRCNKILDFMKID
- a CDS encoding O-antigen ligase family protein, whose protein sequence is MTNILKAPSQNVKDKITLWLNHLLVLYAFLIPINNNAKSSLFFTMLVLFLYRRDYWFYLKDAFSNRIVQAFLIFYLINAFGMLYTENITFGKAHMDKAKYLLFPLMFLSFLDVRFAFRIIGAFVLGMFFTELISYAINFSLLPTSFYIGKYEIYETTLFSPAPFYNHIRHNYGLAIVISYLLYQFLNKKDVSLKVKIFSIIFMTTATLNMSFIAGRTGYVIYIISILIVFILTYRERLIKAFLVALILLSTISFLGYKYSSTINIRVNQTIDSVKKVIENEDYNTSVGQRMGLTKYGFELFEKNIFFGVGVGDFMDEVRKIIPDKYAYLKDKDIIANPHDTHIQILMQLGLFGYFGLIFMFYRIFTYQELSKYNKDLLIILSISILLYMVPSKFFETFSLPLFATFVSCLIVNKNYDIDYKPFSKNTFFFYLGFVILFLIIGITR